A DNA window from Streptomyces bacillaris contains the following coding sequences:
- a CDS encoding polyprenyl synthetase family protein yields the protein MSSTTGTRGESVTPANPASDTVDQTTDVTALLERGRALSAPVLRAAVDRLAPPMDTVAAYHFGWIDAEGRPADGDGGKAVRPALALLSAEAAGAPAEAGVPGAVAVELVHNFSLLHDDLMDGDEQRRHRDTVWKVHGPAQAILVGDALFALAYDLLLELGTVEAGRAARRLTSATRKLIDGQAQDISYEHRERVTVEECLEMEGNKTGALLACAVSIGAVLGGADDRTADTLEAYGYHLGLAFQAVDDLLGIWGDPEATGKQTWSDLRQRKKSLPVVAALAAGGPASERLGELLAADAKSSDFDSFSEEEFAARAALIEEAGGREWTAQEARRQHAVAIEALHGVDMPHQVRAQLTALADFVVVRKR from the coding sequence ATGAGCAGTACCACCGGAACAAGAGGAGAGTCAGTGACCCCGGCGAATCCGGCTTCCGACACCGTGGACCAGACCACGGACGTCACCGCGCTTCTGGAGCGCGGACGAGCCCTGTCAGCGCCGGTGCTGCGGGCCGCCGTGGACCGGCTGGCGCCGCCCATGGACACCGTCGCGGCCTACCACTTCGGCTGGATCGACGCCGAAGGGCGGCCCGCCGACGGCGACGGCGGCAAGGCCGTGCGCCCCGCGCTCGCCCTGCTGTCGGCCGAGGCGGCCGGCGCCCCCGCCGAGGCGGGCGTCCCCGGCGCCGTCGCCGTCGAACTCGTGCACAACTTCTCGCTGCTGCACGACGACCTGATGGACGGCGACGAGCAGCGCCGCCACCGGGACACCGTATGGAAGGTGCACGGCCCAGCCCAGGCGATCCTGGTCGGCGACGCGCTCTTCGCCCTCGCCTACGACCTGTTGCTGGAGCTGGGCACGGTCGAGGCGGGCCGCGCGGCCCGCCGGCTGACCTCGGCCACCCGCAAGCTCATCGACGGGCAGGCCCAGGACATCTCCTACGAGCACCGCGAGCGGGTCACCGTCGAGGAGTGCCTGGAGATGGAGGGCAACAAGACCGGCGCCCTGCTGGCCTGCGCGGTCTCCATCGGCGCGGTGCTCGGCGGCGCCGACGACCGCACCGCCGACACCTTGGAGGCGTACGGCTACCACCTGGGCCTCGCCTTCCAGGCCGTCGACGACCTGCTCGGTATCTGGGGCGACCCGGAGGCCACCGGCAAGCAGACCTGGAGCGACCTGCGCCAGCGCAAGAAGTCCCTCCCGGTCGTCGCCGCGCTCGCCGCGGGCGGCCCGGCCTCCGAGCGGCTCGGGGAGCTGCTCGCCGCCGACGCCAAGAGCAGCGACTTCGACAGCTTCTCCGAGGAGGAGTTCGCCGCCCGCGCGGCGCTCATCGAGGAGGCGGGCGGCCGCGAGTGGACCGCCCAGGAAGCCCGTCGGCAGCACGCGGTCGCCATCGAGGCGCTGCACGGTGTCGACATGCCGCACCAGGTACGGGCGCAGCTCACCGCGCTCGCGGACTTCGTGGTGGTGCGGAAGAGATGA
- the hpnE gene encoding hydroxysqualene dehydroxylase HpnE, whose product MSDETPRPVAVVVGGGLAGITAALRLADAGLDVTLLEGRPRLGGLAFSFQRGDLTVDNGQHVYLRCCTGYRWFLDRIDGSHLAPLQDRLDVPVLDVGRAAGPRLGRIRRTGLPVPLHLAGGLAAYPHLSLAEKANVGRAALALGRLDPADPELDRIDFATWLKRHGQSERTVEALWDLVGVATLNATAPNASMALAAKVFKTGLLSEPGAADIGWAAVPLGELHDTLARKALDTAGVRTELRAKVGSLTRTEDGRWSVETAGERLTADTVVLAVPQHETHGLLPAGALDEPDLLLDIDNAPILNVHVIYDRKVLRRPFFAAIGSPVQWVFDRTHSSGLKGPGQYLAVSQSAAQDEIDLPVAELRERYLPELERLLPAARGAGIRDFFVTRERTATFAPAPGVGRLRPGPRTRAAGLHLSGAWTDTGWPATMEGAVRSGFQAADAALHDLGRPQGHPLQEAA is encoded by the coding sequence ATGAGCGACGAGACACCGCGCCCCGTCGCGGTCGTCGTCGGCGGCGGGCTGGCCGGCATCACGGCGGCGCTCCGGCTGGCCGACGCCGGACTCGACGTGACCCTGCTGGAGGGGCGGCCCCGCCTCGGCGGACTCGCCTTCTCCTTCCAGCGCGGCGACCTCACCGTCGACAACGGCCAGCACGTCTACCTGCGCTGCTGCACCGGCTACCGCTGGTTCCTCGACCGCATCGACGGCTCCCACCTCGCCCCCCTCCAGGACCGCCTGGACGTCCCCGTCCTGGACGTCGGCCGCGCCGCCGGACCCCGCCTGGGCCGGATCCGCCGCACCGGCCTGCCCGTACCGCTGCACCTCGCCGGGGGGCTCGCCGCCTATCCGCACCTCTCCCTCGCGGAGAAGGCGAACGTCGGCCGCGCCGCCCTCGCGCTCGGCCGCCTCGACCCCGCCGACCCGGAGCTCGACCGCATCGACTTCGCCACCTGGCTGAAGCGGCACGGCCAGTCCGAGCGCACCGTAGAGGCCCTCTGGGACCTCGTCGGCGTCGCCACCCTCAACGCCACCGCGCCGAACGCCTCCATGGCGCTTGCCGCGAAGGTCTTCAAGACCGGCCTGCTCTCCGAGCCCGGCGCGGCCGACATCGGCTGGGCCGCCGTGCCCCTGGGCGAGCTGCATGACACCCTCGCCCGCAAGGCCCTGGACACCGCAGGCGTCCGCACCGAGCTGCGCGCCAAGGTGGGGTCCCTGACCCGCACCGAGGACGGCCGCTGGAGCGTCGAGACGGCGGGGGAGCGGCTCACCGCCGACACCGTCGTCCTCGCCGTGCCGCAGCACGAGACCCACGGCCTGCTCCCCGCGGGCGCGCTGGACGAGCCGGACCTGCTGCTCGACATCGACAACGCGCCCATCCTCAACGTGCACGTGATCTACGACCGCAAGGTGCTGCGCCGCCCGTTCTTCGCCGCCATCGGCTCCCCGGTCCAGTGGGTCTTCGACCGTACGCACTCCTCGGGGCTGAAGGGCCCCGGCCAGTATCTGGCGGTCTCCCAGTCCGCCGCCCAGGACGAGATCGACCTGCCCGTCGCCGAGCTGCGGGAGCGCTACCTCCCCGAGCTGGAGCGGCTGCTGCCCGCCGCACGCGGCGCGGGCATCCGGGACTTCTTCGTCACCCGCGAGCGCACCGCCACCTTCGCGCCCGCCCCGGGCGTCGGCCGGCTGCGCCCCGGACCCCGCACGCGCGCGGCCGGGCTGCACCTGTCGGGCGCCTGGACCGACACCGGCTGGCCCGCGACGATGGAGGGTGCCGTGCGCAGCGGCTTCCAGGCCGCCGACGCGGCCCTCCACGACCTCGGCCGCCCCCAAGGACATCCGCTGCAGGAGGCGGCATGA
- the hpnD gene encoding presqualene diphosphate synthase HpnD, with product MSPPVQAAYSYCEAVTGQQARNFAYGIRLLPYEKRQAMSALYAFSRRVDDIGDGELDPATKRTRLESTRELLDRIRHGKVEEDDTDPVAVALADAARRFPLPLEGLDELIDGVLMDVRGATYETWDDLKTYCRCVAGAIGRLSLGVFGTEPGAPGAERASEYADTLGLALQLTNILRDVREDAGNGRTYLPADDLAKFGCSAGFHRTTPPPGSDFAGLIHFEVRRARTLFAEGYRLLPMLDRRSGACVAAMAGIYRRLLDRIERDPEAVLRGRVSLPGHEKAYVAVRGLSGLDARHVSRLTSRGRA from the coding sequence ATGTCGCCGCCGGTCCAGGCCGCATACAGTTACTGCGAGGCCGTCACCGGGCAGCAGGCCCGCAACTTCGCCTACGGCATCCGACTGCTGCCGTACGAGAAGCGGCAGGCCATGTCGGCGCTGTACGCCTTCTCCCGGCGGGTCGACGACATCGGTGACGGCGAGCTGGACCCGGCGACCAAGCGGACCCGGCTGGAGAGCACCCGTGAGCTGCTCGACCGGATCCGGCACGGCAAGGTCGAGGAGGACGACACCGACCCGGTGGCCGTCGCCCTCGCGGACGCCGCCCGCCGCTTCCCGCTGCCGCTGGAAGGCCTCGACGAACTGATCGACGGCGTCCTGATGGACGTCCGCGGCGCCACGTACGAGACCTGGGACGACCTGAAGACCTACTGCCGCTGCGTCGCCGGTGCCATCGGCCGCCTCAGCCTCGGCGTCTTCGGTACGGAACCGGGGGCACCCGGCGCCGAGCGGGCCTCCGAGTACGCCGACACCCTCGGCCTCGCCCTCCAGCTCACCAACATCCTGCGCGACGTCCGCGAGGACGCCGGCAACGGGCGGACCTACCTCCCCGCCGACGACCTGGCCAAATTCGGCTGCTCCGCCGGTTTCCACCGCACCACCCCGCCGCCCGGCTCCGACTTCGCGGGCCTGATCCACTTCGAGGTCCGCCGGGCCCGGACCCTCTTCGCCGAGGGATACCGCCTGCTGCCCATGCTGGACCGTCGCAGCGGCGCCTGCGTCGCCGCCATGGCCGGGATCTACCGCCGTCTGCTGGACCGGATCGAGCGCGACCCGGAGGCCGTGCTGCGCGGCCGGGTCTCGCTGCCCGGCCACGAGAAGGCGTACGTCGCGGTGCGCGGCCTCTCCGGCCTGGACGCCCGCCATGTCTCCCGGCTGACCTCCCGGGGGCGAGCCTGA
- the hpnC gene encoding squalene synthase HpnC, which produces MTSTPQARTGDATLGKAADENFPVAPFFLPRAWRDDLMAVYGFARLVDDIGDGDLAPGGADARHLGLEPEQSDDRLAMLDALEADLHRVFATTGQEPHHPLMSALRPTVRRRALTPEPFLGLIEANRQDQKVRRYATYEELAAYCELSANPVGRLVLALTGTTSPERVRRSDAVCTALQIVEHLQDVAEDLARDRIYLPAEDMDRFRVTEADLARPTAGASVRALIAYESERASGLLNEGTPLVGSVDGRLRILLAGFVGGGRSALTAISTAGFDVLPGPPKPTKPSMLREVAVVLRRARRER; this is translated from the coding sequence GTGACCTCCACCCCGCAGGCGCGCACCGGCGACGCCACCCTCGGCAAGGCCGCGGACGAGAACTTCCCCGTGGCCCCCTTCTTCCTGCCCCGCGCCTGGCGCGACGACCTGATGGCGGTCTACGGCTTCGCCCGGCTCGTCGACGACATCGGTGACGGCGACCTCGCCCCCGGCGGCGCCGACGCCCGCCACCTGGGCCTGGAGCCCGAGCAGAGCGACGACCGGCTCGCCATGCTCGACGCCCTCGAGGCCGACCTCCACCGGGTCTTCGCCACCACGGGCCAGGAGCCGCACCACCCCCTGATGAGCGCCCTGCGCCCCACCGTGCGGCGCCGCGCGCTCACCCCCGAACCCTTCCTCGGGCTGATCGAGGCCAACCGGCAGGACCAGAAGGTCCGCCGCTACGCCACCTACGAGGAGCTGGCCGCCTACTGCGAGCTCTCCGCCAACCCGGTCGGCCGCCTGGTCCTCGCCCTCACCGGCACCACCAGCCCGGAGCGGGTCCGCCGCTCCGACGCGGTCTGCACGGCGCTCCAGATCGTCGAGCACCTCCAGGACGTGGCCGAGGACCTCGCCCGTGACCGGATCTATCTGCCCGCCGAGGACATGGACCGCTTCCGTGTCACCGAGGCCGACCTGGCCCGGCCCACCGCCGGTGCCTCGGTCCGCGCCCTGATCGCGTACGAATCCGAACGTGCGAGCGGGCTGCTGAATGAAGGCACCCCGCTCGTGGGTAGCGTCGACGGCAGGCTCAGGATCCTGCTCGCCGGCTTCGTCGGCGGCGGACGCTCCGCCCTCACCGCGATCTCGACCGCCGGGTTCGACGTACTGCCGGGGCCGCCCAAGCCCACCAAGCCGAGCATGCTGCGCGAAGTCGCAGTCGTCCTGCGAAGAGCGCGTAGAGAGAGGTGA
- a CDS encoding ABC transporter ATP-binding protein, which translates to MAEDNTQGRTPTVIADDVHIVYRVNGGGGGRGSATAALSRMLRRGKGEQRGVRKVHAVRGVSFTAYRGEAIGLIGTNGSGKSTLLRAIAGLLPTESGRVYTDGQPSLLGVNAALMSDLTGERNVVLGGLAMGMSQAEIRSRYQEIVDFSGINEKGDFITLPMRTYSSGMAARLRFSIAAAKNHDVLMIDEALATGDHKFRIRSEERIRELRKEAGTVFLVSHNNKSIRDTCDRALWLEKGELLMDGPTEEVLKAYERETGK; encoded by the coding sequence GTGGCTGAGGACAACACGCAGGGACGGACTCCCACGGTCATCGCCGATGACGTCCACATCGTCTACCGGGTCAACGGCGGTGGCGGCGGCCGGGGCAGCGCCACCGCGGCGCTGAGCCGGATGCTGCGCCGCGGCAAGGGCGAGCAGCGCGGGGTCAGGAAGGTGCACGCCGTGCGCGGCGTCTCCTTCACCGCCTACCGGGGCGAGGCCATCGGCCTCATCGGCACCAACGGCTCCGGCAAGTCGACGCTGCTACGGGCCATCGCCGGTCTGCTGCCGACCGAGTCCGGCCGGGTCTACACCGACGGCCAGCCCTCGCTGCTCGGTGTGAACGCGGCGCTGATGAGCGACCTGACCGGCGAGCGCAACGTGGTGCTGGGCGGCCTGGCCATGGGCATGTCCCAGGCCGAGATCCGCTCCCGCTACCAGGAGATCGTGGACTTCTCCGGTATCAACGAGAAGGGTGACTTCATCACCCTGCCGATGCGCACGTACTCCTCCGGCATGGCGGCGCGGCTGCGCTTCTCCATCGCCGCCGCCAAGAACCACGACGTCCTCATGATCGACGAGGCGCTGGCCACCGGTGACCACAAGTTCCGCATCCGCTCCGAGGAACGGATCCGTGAACTCCGCAAGGAGGCGGGCACCGTCTTCCTGGTCAGCCACAACAACAAGTCGATCAGGGACACCTGTGACCGCGCGCTCTGGCTGGAGAAGGGCGAGCTGCTGATGGACGGCCCCACCGAGGAAGTCCTCAAGGCGTACGAACGCGAGACGGGCAAGTAG
- a CDS encoding ABC transporter permease → MSDTTHDGGVALGTPPSADEGLGPAQLAAKYGLTVSGARPGLFEYMRQLWGRRHFILAFSRAKLTAQYSQAKLGQLWQVVTPLLNACVYYLIFGLILGTREGIPHDVFVPFLVTGVFVFTFTQSSVMAGVRSISGNLGLVRALHFPRASLPISFSLQQLQQLLFSMIVLVAVAIIFGSYPSLSWLLVIPALILQFVFNTGLALIMARLGSKTPDLAQLMPFIMRTWMYASGVMFSIPVMLKDKPQWIADVLQYNPAAVYMDLVRFALIDGYGSENLPDHVWAVGLGWALLLGVVGFVYFWKAEERYGRG, encoded by the coding sequence GTGAGTGACACGACCCACGACGGTGGGGTAGCCCTCGGGACCCCGCCGTCCGCCGACGAGGGCCTCGGCCCGGCTCAGCTGGCCGCCAAGTACGGCCTGACCGTGAGCGGTGCCCGGCCCGGGCTGTTCGAGTACATGCGACAGCTCTGGGGCCGGCGCCATTTCATCCTGGCCTTCTCCAGGGCGAAGCTGACCGCTCAGTACAGCCAGGCCAAACTGGGCCAGCTGTGGCAGGTGGTCACCCCTCTCCTGAACGCCTGTGTCTATTACCTGATCTTCGGACTGATCCTGGGGACCAGGGAGGGGATTCCCCACGACGTCTTCGTGCCGTTCCTCGTCACCGGCGTCTTCGTCTTCACCTTCACCCAGAGCTCCGTGATGGCGGGCGTCCGGTCGATCTCCGGCAACCTCGGACTGGTCCGGGCCCTCCACTTCCCCCGGGCCTCGCTCCCCATCTCGTTCTCGCTCCAGCAGCTCCAGCAGCTGCTGTTCTCGATGATCGTGCTGGTCGCGGTCGCCATCATCTTCGGCAGCTACCCCTCGCTGTCGTGGCTCCTGGTGATCCCCGCCCTGATCCTCCAGTTCGTCTTCAACACCGGCCTGGCCCTCATCATGGCGCGGCTCGGCTCCAAGACCCCCGACCTCGCGCAGCTGATGCCGTTCATCATGCGCACCTGGATGTACGCCTCGGGCGTCATGTTCTCCATCCCGGTGATGCTCAAGGACAAGCCGCAGTGGATCGCCGACGTACTGCAGTACAACCCGGCGGCCGTCTACATGGACCTGGTCCGCTTCGCCCTGATCGACGGGTACGGCTCCGAGAACCTGCCGGACCACGTCTGGGCCGTCGGTCTCGGCTGGGCCCTGCTGCTGGGCGTCGTGGGATTCGTGTATTTCTGGAAGGCAGAGGAACGGTACGGCCGTGGCTGA
- a CDS encoding glycosyltransferase family 2 protein, with the protein MKLGAVIITMGNRPDELRALLDSVAAQDGDRIEVVVVGNGAPVPDLPPGVRTVELPENLGIPGGRNAGIEAFGPSGAEVDALLFLDDDGLLPNRDTAELCRRAFEADPGLGILTFRITDPDTGTTQRRHVPRLRAADPLRSSRVTTFLGGANAVRTKVLAEVGPLPEEFFYAHEETDLAWRALDAGWMIDYRADLVLHHPTTAPSRHTVYHRMVARNRVWLARRNLPAPLIPLYLGVWLLLTLVRRPSPPALKAWFGGFREGWSTPCGPRRPMKWRTVWRLTRLGRPPVI; encoded by the coding sequence ATGAAACTGGGCGCGGTGATCATCACCATGGGCAACCGCCCGGACGAACTCCGCGCCCTCCTCGATTCGGTCGCCGCCCAGGACGGGGACCGGATCGAGGTCGTGGTGGTCGGCAACGGCGCCCCGGTCCCGGATCTCCCGCCCGGGGTGCGGACCGTGGAGCTGCCCGAGAACCTGGGCATCCCCGGCGGCCGCAACGCCGGCATCGAGGCGTTCGGCCCCTCCGGCGCCGAGGTGGACGCCCTGCTCTTCCTCGACGACGACGGGCTGCTCCCCAACCGTGACACCGCCGAACTGTGCCGTCGGGCGTTCGAGGCGGACCCGGGGCTCGGCATCCTCACCTTCCGGATCACCGACCCCGACACGGGCACCACCCAGCGCCGGCACGTGCCCCGGCTCCGGGCGGCCGACCCGCTGCGCTCCTCGCGGGTCACGACCTTCCTCGGCGGCGCCAACGCCGTACGCACCAAGGTCCTCGCCGAGGTCGGCCCGCTGCCCGAGGAGTTCTTCTACGCCCACGAGGAGACCGACCTCGCCTGGCGGGCGCTGGACGCGGGCTGGATGATCGACTACCGCGCGGACCTGGTGCTGCACCACCCCACCACGGCCCCCTCCCGGCACACGGTCTACCACCGCATGGTGGCCCGGAACCGGGTCTGGCTGGCCCGCCGTAATCTGCCCGCCCCGCTGATCCCGCTCTACCTGGGGGTCTGGCTGCTGCTCACCCTGGTCAGGCGCCCGTCGCCGCCCGCGCTGAAGGCCTGGTTCGGCGGTTTCCGGGAGGGCTGGTCGACGCCCTGCGGGCCCCGCCGCCCGATGAAGTGGCGTACGGTGTGGCGGCTGACGAGGCTGGGCCGACCTCCGGTCATCTGA
- a CDS encoding CDP-alcohol phosphatidyltransferase family protein produces the protein MPRPSVAELRPVVHPAGVKDRRSGEHWAGRLYMREVSLRVDRYLVNTRVTPNQVTYVMTLAAVLAAPALLVPGIPGALLGVLMVQLYLLFDCVDGELARWKKQYSLSGIYLDRVAAYLCDAAVLVGLGLRAADIWGEGRTDWLWAFLGTLAALGAILIKAETDLVGVARHQGGLPPVKESASEPRSSGMALARRAAGALKFHRLILGIEASLLILLVAIVDTIGGDLFYTRLATAVLAGIALLQTLLHLVSVLASSRLK, from the coding sequence ATGCCAAGACCATCAGTAGCTGAACTCCGCCCGGTCGTGCACCCGGCCGGGGTGAAGGACCGGCGCAGCGGCGAGCACTGGGCCGGGCGGCTGTACATGCGCGAGGTCTCCCTGCGGGTGGACCGCTACCTGGTGAACACCCGGGTGACGCCGAACCAGGTCACGTACGTCATGACCCTGGCCGCCGTCCTCGCCGCCCCGGCCCTCCTGGTGCCGGGCATCCCGGGCGCCCTGCTCGGTGTGCTGATGGTCCAGCTCTACCTGCTGTTCGACTGTGTGGACGGCGAGCTGGCCCGCTGGAAGAAGCAGTACTCGCTCAGTGGGATCTACCTGGACCGGGTCGCCGCCTACCTCTGCGACGCGGCGGTCCTCGTCGGCCTCGGCCTGCGCGCCGCGGACATCTGGGGCGAGGGCCGGACCGACTGGCTCTGGGCGTTCCTCGGCACCCTGGCCGCCCTCGGCGCGATCCTGATCAAGGCCGAGACGGACCTGGTCGGGGTGGCCCGGCACCAGGGCGGGCTGCCGCCGGTCAAGGAGTCGGCCTCCGAGCCGCGCTCCTCCGGCATGGCGCTGGCCCGCCGGGCGGCCGGGGCGCTCAAGTTCCACCGGCTGATCCTCGGGATCGAGGCCTCGCTGCTGATCCTGCTGGTGGCGATCGTCGACACCATCGGCGGCGACCTCTTCTACACCCGCCTGGCCACGGCCGTCCTGGCCGGGATCGCGCTGCTGCAGACCCTGCTGCACCTGGTCTCCGTCCTGGCGTCCAGCAGGCTGAAGTGA
- a CDS encoding iron-containing alcohol dehydrogenase family protein has translation MPVLTRLIPSPVVVDIRRGAMDDLAGLLADQRISSSGRLAVAISDGSGRALKERLAPDLPGADWYPVSDGTIDSAVKLADGIKGNRYDAVVGLGGGKIIDVAKYAAARVGLPMVAVATNLSHDGLCSPVATLDNDNGRGSYGVPTPIAVVIDLDVIREAPVRFVRSGIGDAISNISCVADWELAHEVNGEEIDGLAAAMARQAGEAVLRHPGGVGDDSFLKVLAEGLVLTGISMSVAGDSRPASGACHEINHAFDLLFPQRAASHGEQVGLGACFAMHLRGAHQESLLMASILRRHGLPVLPEEIGFTVDEFVRAVDYAPQTRPGRFTVLEHLNLSTDQIRDAYADYAKTISS, from the coding sequence GTGCCAGTACTGACCCGGCTCATTCCGTCCCCGGTCGTCGTCGACATCCGGCGCGGCGCCATGGACGATCTGGCGGGTCTCCTGGCCGATCAGCGGATCTCCTCCTCCGGCCGGCTGGCCGTCGCGATCAGTGACGGCTCCGGGCGCGCCCTCAAGGAGCGGCTCGCCCCGGACCTGCCGGGCGCCGACTGGTACCCCGTCTCCGACGGGACGATCGACTCCGCGGTGAAGCTCGCGGACGGCATCAAGGGCAACCGTTACGACGCCGTGGTGGGCCTCGGCGGCGGCAAGATCATCGACGTGGCGAAGTACGCCGCGGCGCGGGTCGGGCTGCCCATGGTCGCCGTCGCGACGAACCTCTCGCACGACGGCCTCTGCTCGCCGGTCGCCACGCTGGACAACGACAACGGGCGCGGCTCCTACGGGGTGCCCACCCCGATCGCCGTGGTCATCGACCTCGACGTGATCCGTGAGGCGCCCGTCCGGTTCGTCCGCTCCGGCATCGGGGACGCGATCTCCAACATCTCCTGTGTCGCCGACTGGGAGCTGGCCCACGAGGTCAACGGCGAGGAGATCGACGGTCTCGCGGCCGCGATGGCCCGCCAGGCCGGCGAGGCCGTGCTGCGCCACCCGGGCGGGGTCGGTGACGACTCCTTCCTCAAGGTGCTGGCCGAGGGGCTCGTGCTGACCGGCATCTCGATGTCGGTCGCGGGTGACTCGCGTCCGGCGTCCGGCGCCTGCCACGAGATCAACCACGCCTTCGACCTGCTCTTCCCCCAGCGCGCGGCCAGCCACGGCGAACAGGTCGGCCTCGGCGCCTGCTTCGCCATGCATCTGCGCGGTGCCCACCAGGAGTCCCTCCTGATGGCGTCGATACTGCGCCGCCACGGCCTGCCGGTCCTGCCCGAGGAGATCGGGTTCACCGTGGACGAGTTCGTCCGGGCCGTCGACTACGCGCCGCAGACGCGCCCCGGGCGCTTCACGGTCCTGGAGCACCTCAACCTGTCCACCGACCAGATCAGGGACGCGTACGCCGACTATGCCAAGACCATCAGTAGCTGA
- a CDS encoding phosphocholine cytidylyltransferase family protein — translation MIGLVLAAGAGRRLRPYTDTLPKALVPVDGDKTVLDLTLANFAAVGLTEVAIVVGYRKEAVYARKAELEATYGLTLTLIDNDKAEEWNNAYSLWCARDVIKRGVILANGDTVHPVSVEKTLLEARGQGRKIILALDTEKTLADEEMKVIVEEGKGVQRITKLMDPASATGEYIGVTLIEGEAAEELADALKTTFERDPDLYYEDGYQELANRGFTVDVAPIGTVTWVEIDNHDDLKKGREIACQY, via the coding sequence ATGATCGGCCTCGTACTGGCAGCCGGTGCAGGACGACGTCTGCGCCCCTACACGGACACGCTCCCCAAGGCGCTCGTCCCTGTCGACGGCGACAAGACGGTCCTCGACCTCACCCTCGCCAACTTCGCGGCGGTCGGACTGACCGAGGTCGCGATCGTCGTCGGCTACCGCAAGGAAGCCGTCTACGCGCGCAAGGCCGAGCTGGAGGCCACCTACGGCCTCACCCTCACGCTCATCGACAACGACAAGGCCGAGGAGTGGAACAACGCCTACTCCCTGTGGTGCGCCCGTGACGTCATCAAGCGCGGCGTGATCCTCGCCAACGGCGACACCGTCCACCCGGTCTCCGTCGAGAAGACCCTCCTGGAGGCCCGCGGCCAGGGCCGGAAGATCATCCTCGCCCTCGACACCGAGAAGACCCTCGCGGACGAGGAGATGAAGGTCATAGTCGAGGAGGGCAAGGGCGTCCAGCGCATCACCAAGCTGATGGACCCGGCCTCCGCCACCGGCGAGTACATCGGCGTCACCCTCATCGAGGGCGAGGCCGCCGAGGAGCTGGCGGACGCGCTGAAGACCACCTTCGAGCGCGACCCCGACCTCTACTACGAGGACGGTTACCAGGAGCTGGCCAACCGCGGCTTCACCGTCGACGTGGCCCCCATAGGGACCGTGACCTGGGTCGAGATCGACAACCACGACGACCTGAAGAAGGGCCGTGAAATCGCGTGCCAGTACTGA